The Macrobrachium nipponense isolate FS-2020 chromosome 16, ASM1510439v2, whole genome shotgun sequence DNA window gtttatcgaaaaaagacaccccgaaaaggctcacacaggtcgtatgcttgcgcagttcgatgacgtttgcctgagttgtttcagaaacattgtgaaaagtaggcagaagcaatcttccttggatcgttattttttaaagaggccttcagcattagcaggagtaagcaaaaaggaagaaccaagtgataaaaaacaaagttgaaagcaaaaaggaagaaccaagtgatgaaaaacagaacgttgaaagtggtgatgaagttgaaattctgtaaaaaaaaaaagctatgtaaaagtaaaaaaaagctagaaatcaaaaaaagaaaaaaaaaattaaatttttagatttttttaagttaagtgttacagttttgttaatgtgtttcgtaaattttagttttatagttttccttaaattttttgtgtgttttcctaaagttaagtgtactacgtacgtacatacgttatctgccgtttgtcctcctcctcctctgccgccactttcggagatagcctcactcgaaaggtaagcttccacatttcacgttacagtaataatatttcttgtacactaatatacactttatttacaggttttggatttttattcttaatttaggtattgaatggtccaaattgttgtagtatttcattgtttataggtcaatttagctttattatgaaatttactggggtgtttttggagggcttggaacggattagccattttacatgtaaaatgtggtccaaggtacgaaaaactcatgatatgaaAGGCGCCTTGGAACGgaataatttcgtatctcgaggtactattgTATAGGTGGCAAGTACACTTGGAGCATAATAGAAGAAATCCTCCAATTGCACATGCTCGGAAAGGTCCTCAAGTGTTTTGACGTTGAGGGAATCCAGCCAACAGTTGAAACTTTCCCCTATGTGGTACGTCCAGGACTGTCCGGCTTCCTTGGGTAGGCTACGCCAACGTTGTCTCCAGTGTTCAGGAGTAATTTCGTAAAGGCCTGGTCACACGGCCCGAACGTTGCTGGAGCGTCCCTGGAGcggtgataaaaattcatcacCGCTCGTAACCGTTCACCACCGTTAAACATAAGTTGGCCCCCGTTAAAGCAACGCCGTATATGCTCGGCCACCGCTGATGTTTCTCGAGGGGCCCTCCTACCGCTCCGAAAGTTTTGAGCTGCACAAAATATTGCGAGCAGTAAGAAGGGGAAAATTTTCCGCCTTGGCAAATTTCACCTCGCTCCACCAACGCCCAATCAAAGTTTGGCACCGCTAGACGCAAGTTCGTGGACGCTTGGGTCCGCTAGGCCAACGCCGATTTCTTGAACGCTGCACCACTGCTGCTTCACCAGCGTTGCCTGGGCGGCGATTAAATGTTGCAAAAATGTTGGTGGAGCGCTTATAAGTGTTTTACGAGCGGACACGGGGTTGTTGGAACGGTGTCGGGCATTGAAATAGCAAGCCATGGCGGTGATGAACTTTGTTTTGTCGTTGGTATAGAGGTGTGGGAGCGGGACCAGAATTTGGCTATAAATATGGGGAGAAATGGACCAGGACCTCATTTGGAATCGAGCTGCCGTTGAGTAATTTGCTTAAAGTTACAGAGTAGAACTGTATCAACATGGATGCTGAGAGACTTGCTATGATTGGTGCACTAGTTCAGCAGCAGAATCAGAACCTACTCAGATTGCAACAAGCTGTTGacagaaggagaagagagagaagaaggagagacagGGTTGTGTGGGTAAGACAGTGGATACTGAGAAGACCTGAACATGGACTGTATGAGAAACTGATGGTGGAGCTGAGGAATGAGGATCCACGAGCCTTTCAACACTTCATGAGGATGCCACCAGCCATGTTTGATGAACTTGTACAGAGGCTGACCCCCAGATTGACCAAGCAAGACACCAACTATGCCTGGAGCGTTCCCCACAACACCGTCAGTGTGGTTGTCAGAGAAGTGGTAGAGGCCATCATTGAGGAGTACACAGATGAACTCTTGTTTTGCCCAACAACTGAACAAGGATGGAGAGACCTGGCTGATCAATGGTACCAGAGATGGAACTTTCCCTACACAGTTGGTGCCATTGATGGCAAGTACGTGGCCTGTAAAGCTCCTCGTAACTCTGCCCCAGAATTCTACAACTACAAGGGCTTTCAAAGTGTGATCCTCTTTGCCATGGTGGATGCTGACTACAAGTTCACCTACATTGACGTCTCGGGCAACGGCTCATCCTCAGACGCTCAGATCTACAACGAAAGTGATCTCCATCGTGGGCTGGACCAGAACAGGATCCATGGCTTTCCTCAGCCAGACCTTCTACCCAATGACAATCAGGATGTGCCTTACTTCATCATCGGGAATGACGCCTTCTCACTGCGGACCTACCTCATGAAGCCGTACAGCACCAGAAACCTCACCCATGAAGAGCGCATCTTCAACTACCGGCTGTCCAGGGCAAGATGGGTCATGGAGAACGCTTTCGGCATCCTGACCAACAGGTTCCAGATCCTGCTCACCACCATGCAACATCACCATGAAACTGTCAGAATCATCGTGGAAGCTTGCTGCATCCTCCACAACCTGATGCGCACCCGCTACCCAGTGCTCCAGAACAGGCTTGTGGACCGTGCACAACCAGATGGGAACCTGCAGCCTGGGGCATGGAGAGAAGGACAGAACTTGGATGACACTGTTGTTGTGCAAGGCCCCAACACAGCCTCACGTGATGGGAAAAGGCAGCGAAATCTACTCAAGCATTGGTGCAACTCCCCAGCAGGGTCAGTGGACTGGCAGGAGAGAATGGTGGCTATCAACTGAACACTATGCAGAACACTGAGGAGACACTTGTGcattgtacatattatatatactcatgtttatttctttgttataaatgaaagtaaatgggGCCTAGTATTGGAATGCTACGTGCTATGTTTGTTTGAAATGTTATGAGAGATTATTAAAGAAAGTTGTgctataattcatttttaatgtcATACTACCCGGCCATAAGTGTGAAATTATTTTGGGGCCGCACAGTAAATATTCAAATAAGGGTCATACGGGCAATCGCTTTATTGAGGTCACACGGGAACTTTGCGGTctgcaaagttttattttcattataaagtaaACAAAGTACAAATGTAGTCGAGAAGATTTTAATAAAatgctgtttattttttaaaacctcTCCCCCCCACACACCAGTGTACATGCAAACAATAAACAGCAAACATTAATGTCCCAATAACGGCCAACTagaaaggtgtttgtttacataATACAAGTAAATCCCATTCATACCATCTTAAAATATGGCGATTATTATGACTTTCTGGACTGGAAATGGTGCAGTTCTTAAAAGTTCCAGTAAATGACatttaaaagaattttgaaaataaataattccgGTTGCTATTGTGACTTTAAAACAGCTGACCAGCTTATACCTCAAACAAAAAGCACATGAAATATCTGAGAAGTCCCTTCAACACATTACAAGCAGTCTCAATTGTCCTCAGTGGTAGCCCTCATCTCTGCAAGTACATCAGCTGTCCCTTGAACTGAGGTGGTGATGGGTATGGATGGAGCGTTCATCTCCTGTCTCTGCAGGTCCTGGAGAATCCCACCCTCGCTGACGGCACTCGTGTTGGTGTTGTTAATGGAGGCAAAGTTCAGCATGTCTGACAACATGAGTCCTTCGTTGGAGCTCACGGGGGTGGAAGATGGCTGGCTGACTGTAGGTGCTTGCAATTGCTGGAAGTGCTGAGGCTGATGCTGAAGCTGAGACTGTTGCTGGAAGTTGAGAAACTGCTGTTGGAAGCCGTGATGCTGAGGCTGGGGCTGGAAGTAGTGCTGCTGCTGGTAGAAGGTGGGTGTGAGTGAAAGTGCTGAGGCTGGACGTGGTGGAGCTGGAGGAAGAGGTTGGGGGATGGGTCGCTGCATCTTGTGTAGGATGGAAGTCATTCTCTCCACTGCGAGCTGGTACTGGGCCTCAGGTAGTCGTTGGAGAGACTGGGACATGTACGTGATGAAGGGCTGCCTTGCATGGCTGATCTCCTGGGCTTGGACCATCTCTTAATTAGGGAGTTGGTGGCCTTCATACAATCCATCATCTCCAGCGTCGCAGGGGAGTCTTCAGGCTCGGCTCTGGTGGCGGCATGGCGTGGTCtagtggtggtggaggagggagCTGGTGGGGGGCTGCCCAGGGACCTCGTGACTGCTGCATGAGTTTCAATGAGCGAGAGGGAGCCCTCGTCCTCTTCCTCGACGTCGTTGGAAGGCTGGCAAGAGGTGCTGGCCGGTGCCGAGGGCTGGACTGCCGCAGGCTGACTGCTAAAATCAGAAGTCTGGCTGGCTACGGGTTCCTGTGTGAGTGGTATGCTTTTAAGTGGCTGACCTTTCCTGGACTTCACCTCCTTGTGCAGGAAGGCGCATGTCCTGTGGATGAACAGTTCTCTGTCCGTCAACTTCGCTGCCGCCTGACCAGACTTCTTGGAGAGTAGCTTCGCGTAGAGGTCACAGACTGACTTCCACCATGTCATGAGAGCTTCAGCTCCCCCCTCATTGTCCAGCTCTCTTGCCTTCGTGGCCCAAAGCTCCGTCTTCTTCTTTGTATCCTTGTACTAGGTGGCCCCCTTCCTCCACAAAAGTTTGTGCTCCCGGATCCACTAGATGAGTTGCTCCCGAATGTTATTGTCGAGCAGGAGGGCCTTGCGGCGAGTCTTCTTCTGAGGCTGACACtgttcatagtctctctctctccaagtgtgGGGGCTGAGAGTCAGagtctgaaaaatataaaaattctgaaaaaatggATCCTTCAAGAGCACTGAAATCAAAGCAAACAGTGAAAACTGCAGAGTCGGTTTTATTGAGTCTGTTCATGGACAGTACTGGGAATTGCAACACTGTCCCTTGCAGCGGCTTAAGCGGTATTCAATTTacaattgaataaaaaatcataaatttataaatgaaacatatattatttagatttatttgtactgatttttcattgcattCATCATTATAATTACCTTCAGCGCTAGCAGCAGCatgatcctcctcagactggTCATCACCAGGGAGTAGCTCCTGGTAGTCAGGCTGGTCCTGTGTCAGGGCCTCCTCGGGCTGGTCATTAGAGTctgcaaaatataacaaatgaataataaatgagcAATGTCaacatgattattgttattattattattattattattattattattattattattattattattattatgaaatttcgtACATTTTCATTTGTGATTACCTTCATCAGCAGCTGACCCTGTCTGCGTTGTGGTAGCAGTGTCTGTGACTGTGTTAGAAGTGACTGTGCTAGTAGTGGCTGTTGTTGTGGCCTGACTGGTCTCTGCAAAATATGACAATGGTATAAGAAATTAAAAAGGTTGAAGTAAAATACATAAGAATATTTTTACAGTTAATATTTCTTGACACAACCAGTGGGCCACATATATTTACCTGACTCCATTGCTTCAGCTGCCTGCTCGGTAAGGATCTTCTTGAAGGCTGCTGCCTTTCCTTCTCCAGCCTTTTTCTTATTCTCTCCACGTGGCATGATGCTTCAACTATCAACTTCTATCAAAAGTATCAAAAATCTATCGGAGCTTGTTTCAAGACGATCCGTTCAGCTCCGTAGTCACAAGTGGTATGCCGCTAAAAACAAACTTTAAACCCCTGCCACGCGCATGTGCAGAACGCCGCTATACCAAACGCTCGCGTCACCACTATACCAACGCTCACTACCGCTAAACCAACGCTAAAGCAACGCCGGCTTCAGCGGTGCACCGCTAAACCAACGCccgtgttttctattttttttccattttgtgagTGGTGACGAGCGTTTAGTCCACCTCCCTACCGTTCAAGGAACGCTCCAGCAACGTTCGGGCGACGTGACCAGGCCTTAAGCCTTGTTGACCGTTCTTCTGACAGCTTCAAGATCTCCTTGTTCAGTAGTGGTCAGAGTCTGCAGAGCGATCAAACCTTTGCCTTTCATGTGTTTAAGGATCAGCGATATCTCGATTGTAGTGGGGGCAAAATTTGTGAACACATTCTATGTGATTGAGCCATGCTTCGGGTTCATCTTCCGACCATGTCTGGATGAGCATGCTCATGTTGCTTAGAGTGGACTGGGATGTTGCTGGCGAGGGGTGATCGGCTCTATGTTAGGTAGTGCCGTGGCACTGTTGTGGCAAGCTTGTTCAATAGGCAACTCATGAGCACGCTGAGCTTCTCCTCTGCTCTTTCCCTCTCCTGTCtggcttctctctctgctctttccctCTCATCCCTTGCTTCTTAATCCCTTAAAGCTTTAGTCACTTGGGTGTTGATCCAAGTTGTTATGGTTTCTCCTCTGAGGGCCAGACCCTGTCCTATTCCTAGAAACGTCTGGTATGATTCAGCACAAGAAGTCATCCATGGTTGTCGGAGAGAGATGTATTGTTGGGTATTAGTTCTCTCCATGGAATGGTGATTGCCCCCCAATGGCACTGGTATTAAGTAAAATGGTGTGCCTTAGAACCAGTGTGGCACTGTAAAAGCAAGGCCAATATGGAACCGCAGGTTGTGAATCTGTGGAAACATCAAGGCAGGAAAATAGGAAGGAAGGGCCAAGACGGGTCCTCATATTGTGAAACGGAGAGCCGCCAAGGCTGGGGATAGGAAAGAGAATAAAGTTGCTTGCTGGTCCCGTGGGACGAAggtttattcaaagtaatgctCGAGGCACTGGGCTAGATACCTGTAAAGGTCTTGGAAAAGTCAAGGATTGAAAGGCCAATGAAGGTGCACCTACAGTATGAATGGTTAGGTAATTACACACGACAATTGGTCGTTGTCGAGTGCGGAGGGATGTTCAGTGAAAAGTTAGGGCCACTGATAGTGCGTAGATTTTGTTCATAATGAACAGGATTTTTGATGTTCCCGAAAGAACAAAGGATGTGGGTCCTTCATGACGTTTCGTTCGCATAGAACAAGGATAAAAGTCAGGTTTTATCAACAAAACCAGCTAAGGCACATGTTTGAAAGTAGTTGGTCGAAAACACGGGGTAACAAGCACACGGGCTGGTACCAATTTTTCTTGCATCTATTATGTGATAGTTTCGTATAATAAATGTTTGTGGGAGACTGTAAAGTTAAAGTGCAAGCGTTAGGGACTTACGCACAGACGAACCTGATATTGTAGAAGTTGATAAGTGGGTGTTCGAAAACACAGGGTAACATGCACACGGGCTGGTACTATGTTCTTGCAGCGGATACGTAATAGTTTATAATGAATTTGTGCGGGAGACCGCAAAAAATGCCGACGTATTAAGGACGGAATGGATGCGGTTAACAGCAAAAGTctaatcaaggaaaaaaaaaaatacttttaagtaaTGGTAAAAATGAAATGCGCTAATGAGCACGTAAGTTTTAAATTGTAAAAGGGCTTCTGATATATGCCCCATTGCGAGACTTACGCAAGGAACTGAaatcagaatttaaaaaaaaaataagggaaagcgCCAAAATGCTTGTCAGTTCCAAAAGAACGAAAGAAAGGTTATAGTTTAACAtttaatgtgaaaataaaatttcccaTTTCCCTGACTCAAGTATAAGTAGTGCAGTTTGATTTACTAGGTCATTCAATGTATGGGTCTGCTATAAAACAGAAGGTTTATGTATActtccaataataacaatattatactACATAATATGAGTAAATATTATCTGCTCTCATAAAAGGTACGTGGTACGTGTTCAAGAATGTCTTCCCTGTAGAAAATGCGTTGATGATTAAACCATTAACACAACAAGGAATAATAAGTTGTTCGCATTATGGAAGGCTCTAAGTGAAAGTGAAAGGGATTTAGTGCTTATCCCTCCAGAACTGTCAACTTTACGTCTGTCTACCGTCTACCGGAGCGAGTAGACAGTAGTGACTGGTAGGTACGCTTGTATTGTTGAGAGAGACGGTATGAATATTCGTTGTCGTATGAATGCAAACACAATTTCGTTATTTACGCTGTTATGATTTATAATTGAATTCctatatgaattaatattaccTTGTGAATTAAGTTACAATACCATTTTTTACTAACAAGCAGATGTTGGTTACTATTACGATGAGGCTACGGCTTACCCAGTTGGGGTTGCCAGAAAGGATATCCATGGTAGAATGAATATCGTAAGTTTTATGCAGGAATTTAACACATTCCCGTCCATTTAACAATTAACAATGGTTATCACTGCACTTACCTAGCTAATGCCCAAAGTTTTAGGCAGGAAGTTAACACATTCCCATCAATTTAACAATTAACAATGATTATCACTGCACTTTCCTAGCTAATGCCCAAAACTACTAGAGACATGTCTCGCAGATAACATACACAGCTAAAATAGTGTAAGTGGCAACAAGCCTTCTCTGAGAAGTGATTGAATGAAATGTGTAAACTTTATCACATTCTCTGTCACATTCTCTGTCTGAGCACTTAGAAATGATTGATAGATAAAAGCTGTTAAAGGAAAACACTAGAATAAAGTAATTACAGTCATGTATCGCTGTTATCACCATAAGGTTCGTTTCTCTGGCAAAACTCTTGATACTACACGTAGTCAGTGGGAATAATTTCTACTCTGATGAGATATCAATTACAGCTTTTCATTTTGTGAATGCTGGCTGTGTGAAGAAGTTTTATCATTTAGTCTAAAATaaactgacatctgacaagaatGGGTGCCACGCAAGTAATAAAGAGAAAGGGGAGAAAAAAGGTATTAAAActgatggatttaagggaaaaATGCAAAGTTACACTTAACTAGGATTATTAGCTCCGTGGCACTGAGATTACGTTAATTTACGAAACAATTCGTGCCACTGTGATctcccagtaaaatataaatcccttttatgaagaacccgGCATTTACAGAAAAGAGACACTTTTAAAGCTttggaaatcataaaaaaatgttattagcAGCTCTTCGCTCCTGATACTTTGGGATTCGGGATAGGTGATTGATACTGGCACCTGGAATGTGTGAGGGAGGTATACAACTTCTTGGGTTGCCCATTTgtgcaaattaaggatgcactgtaattctcgaTCGAAAACGCCATTAACACAATTGGgattttgcataaggcagagaATAATAGTCACTTAACACTGTTATGAAttagcaatataaatgaacatttcTAATTACAAGTCACAAATAATTCCTCACTTCACtacttctctgaaggagatggcaAGGTGGGATTTGAGTTAAATATATGAGAGCagataataatgaattaagtaaaaAGGACATTACTTTGAGCAAATTTCAAATCCAAACGTACCTGTTTGTGAGAAATTGTGTCTTGAGTAGAGCACCCGGCACAGAGGGAAAGAAGCTTGGGAGGGGAGAATCATCTCGAACCCAAGATAGTGAGAAGGAAGTCTCTGTGACCCGTCTGTTCAGAACTACATCTGCTAGTTGAATGACGATCGAAGCGAGACTTTTCTGgtcactctctccctctttctcccttTTGTGTCTTGTTTTCATATCTAATTGCTGGCTTCTTTTTGGGTTGGTCTGGAAAGGAATTTGCAGGACAACACTAGGTGTGGAAAAATAGGACAGAGAGGCCGAGTTTTTTGGTGGGCGGAGCGAAGTATGATAGGCGCTGTATCCAGTTGTTAATTATCAAGGAAAGGGGAAGACACAGGTTCTGCAAGTTGATGTGGGTGGTCTAGGTTTTTATGGGTAGTGagaaaaaatattgtacttattttATGTGACTTATTAATGCTAAGAGCTTCAACGTGCATCTCGTGTATGCATtttatattgcacacacacacacacacacacacacacacacacacacacacacacacacacacacacacacacggctgtCGGCCAAGCTCGAATGGAGATCAAGGGAAGCGTACACCAAATGGCGCAGAAACTTGGATTGGGTGCCATAGTTACCTGCAATAAATTGGGGGTCAGTTGGTGCAGCTGtaggaaataataagaaaaatatattcaattgaAATTTATGTATAACAAATAGTATATAGTTTTTCAACTCTAAACAACCTATTCCTGAGTGTGAAAATACCTATTactgagttgaaaaaatataaaataatttaccatGTTGCACTTAATATAACAACAACGGAAAATGCatgcataaaaacaatgaaaaaaataagtttcccatCAAAACTTATTTTATTGTCAGCATTGCAAGTGGGGCAGTGCCCCAAAAACTTTATAGTGGAATATTacgcatttattttttaaaagtaaaagctCTATTGTGCCTCTTGGACCCCAGACCTCCTAACTATGGTTAAGGCTACATAACCCTTAGTTATAGGCTACAGACAATATCTAGTACAGTCTAGCCGACTTATTCTCACTGAATTGATGTAGATTGTAGGTTACTGCCTAGAAGGCTATTGCCATCATTTTGTTATGAAGGGATTATCTATtattaactaatataataatgataataattgtagaatatttctttaaataaaacttCTAGATTGAATGATAAAGTCTTCAAAACAATTTGTGCTACTGCAAATGACGATTGTGAGAAGCGCTAATCTTTGGTAGCGAAGAAGCCAGTTTATGGCTTTTCACACAATTAAATCATTGTTCCAAAGTCTAAACTATAATGTTTCTAGCTGGAACTAATACTCTTAGTTTTCGAATTAAATCATTGTTCCAAAGTCTAAACTATAATGTTTCTAGCTGGAACTAATACTCTTAGTTTTCGACCTAGAAGTTTCCTTAATCCTCAGTAATGAAAACGATAAGCGATGAACGAAATTCTCAGACATCTGGTTTACTGATCAGAAGAGGAATGGCATCTTGGTCAGGTTTAGTTGTAGGTAAACAATATGACGGTTCATACCTATATGCATAGccgcttttttttcttgctgtttttGAGGTAGGTATCTTTTCAGCATTTACCGAGAATaagagaaagtgccctcttattctgagtccatttatactccatcgcgtgttataatgtttatcattatgacaaaTCCCGACCAGaagaccagctaaaagagaatattatttttacattaatctGATAACCATGGGCCTCTAGATAGACCATGGAAGGGTAATCCTCTTGGATGAGACTGACTACGCTATAAAAAAATAGTGGATAGAACCTCTAATGTTACCCAAtgatgaaattaaattattcaagttttCTGATGCCAAATTATTTTCAGAGATTGACCTAAGAGCTAACAATCAAATACCAATGATGGAGGAAAGCAAGCCCCATGACTAGTAAGCATTCCCTTATAGTATGCACTGATGATGTACAAATGTATGCCCTTTGAGTTGGTTACTGGTTTTGCGACATACATGTTGTGGAtgcacaagattttttttatggtttgatCAGTGTTACTTTCAACTTTggtaacaatttttattttttacaaaaattggGCTTCTAATTTAACTTGTTTCATTAAGTATTGAGCAACTGACTTACTTTGGTCTTACAGCTAAGCCTGGAAAGCATAATCTTGGGTTCCATAAAATCAGTCATCTTGGTTGTGTAATTGATGACAATGGTATTAGCCCCCAGGAGAGTAAGATTGAGTCAATCTtcattttaaggatatatacaaCCAAGAAATAACCAAGGATATTTAGGCTTTGAAAATTTCTCTTGTAGGTTTATCCAAAATTTCTCATATCTTATCTCCAGTGATAGATCTGTTGGGAAAAGGTTCCACAGAGCCACTTGCTCAATCCAGTGAGTGTCCAGAGTGATTTAAACATATGAAGTCATCCCTGTCAACATTTTGGTATTGAGGCATCCTGATCCAGAAAATTAATTCTGCTTACACATGGATGCTTTCTCTACAGGGCTGGGTGCTATTTGTTCCAGTACCATGGTGACACTTATGCCTGTAGCTTATGCTAGCAAAATGCTAGTGGACGCTTAACAAAAGCACTCCTTAGTAGAGCCGTGAAGCTTATGTATGCTATCTTGTTTGATTGTACTTAATATGGATATTACGTATTCGGTGAGTCTTCCGTCATGGAGACAGACTATAGGCCTCATGTATATCATGAGTCATTCAGTGGCAAGTATGGCAGAAAATCTAGATGGGTTTTGACACTTCACCCCTACAAGTTCAATGTTGTTGGTTTTAACACTTTAGCCCTTAAAATTTAATGTTGT harbors:
- the LOC135195329 gene encoding putative nuclease HARBI1, which produces MDAERLAMIGALVQQQNQNLLRLQQAVDRRRRERRRRDRVVWVRQWILRRPEHGLYEKLMVELRNEDPRAFQHFMRMPPAMFDELVQRLTPRLTKQDTNYAWSVPHNTVSVVVREVVEAIIEEYTDELLFCPTTEQGWRDLADQWYQRWNFPYTVGAIDGKYVACKAPRNSAPEFYNYKGFQSVILFAMVDADYKFTYIDVSGNGSSSDAQIYNESDLHRGLDQNRIHGFPQPDLLPNDNQDVPYFIIGNDAFSLRTYLMKPYSTRNLTHEERIFNYRLSRARWVMENAFGILTNRFQILLTTMQHHHETVRIIVEACCILHNLMRTRYPVLQNRLVDRAQPDGNLQPGAWREGQNLDDTVVVQGPNTASRDGKRQRNLLKHWCNSPAGSVDWQERMVAIN